Proteins encoded by one window of Dendropsophus ebraccatus isolate aDenEbr1 chromosome 4, aDenEbr1.pat, whole genome shotgun sequence:
- the OSGIN1 gene encoding oxidative stress-induced growth inhibitor 1 — protein sequence MTNMSAKLAECQTSMRSPLPVIVIGNGPSGICLSYLLSGYTPYLKAGAIHPNPLLQKKLEEFPNVPITKQDLEYLSEGLEGRSNSPLALLFDTLLRPDTDFLGDVDSVLKWTMEPERAVPHLVLGRGPPGGAWNAIEGSMITLSRGDWMGLPDLSFKDWMRTKKRNLRNDRSTAGDILNYYQYYVKNKRLENNFLSGAVVTSIMKISKDMENTSRSETIWNNAEFEEEQNQHNCVFRVSGFIKNDIGPKQDFCLFAENVVLATGTYDSPSQLGIQGEDLPFVSHQISALEEAVKLKNVHQDSDPVLIIGAGLTAADAILLARHYNIPVVHAFRRRVNDPALIFNQLPHVMYPEYHKVHQMMKEQSVFQGGPYEGYTSLPEHHAVCFSDDKKCTFRDKYGEHKAFKVSMVFILIGSNPNLCFLPKHGRDLALDTEQPVNSKRNPLDIDPFTYECIQEKGLYAVGPLAGDYFVRFVQGGALAVANTLLKSKKKPP from the exons ATGACCAATATGTCGGCAAAACTAGCAGAATGCCAGACAAGTATGAGAtcaccgctgccagtgattgtTATAG GTAACGGCCCCTCAGGCATCTGCCTCTCATACCTGTTGTCTGGTTATACCCCATATTTAAAAGCAGGAGCTATACATCCAAACCCTTTGTTGCAAAAAAAGCTGGAGGAATTCCCCAATGTTCCTATCACTAAACAG gaCCTGGAGTATTTGTCTGAAGGCTTGGAAGGTCGCTCCAACAGCCCTCTTGCTCTGTTGTTTGATACTTTGCTCAGACCAGACACTGACTTTTTGGGAGATGTGGATTCTGTATTGAAATGGACTATGGAACCCGAAAGAGCAGTTCCTCACCTGGTGCTTGGTCGAGGCCCACCTGGAGGTGCATGGAAT GCCATTGAGGGGTCTATGATAACTCTAAGCCGTGGGGACTGGATGGGGCTCCCTGACCTGTCATTCAAAGACTGGATGAGGAcgaaaaaaag GAACCTCAGAAATGATAGGTCCACTGCGGGAGACATCCTGAATTATTACCAGTACTATGTGAAGAATAAGAGACTAGAGAACAATTTCTTATCTGGTGCAGTTGTCACTTCTATCATGAAAATCAGTAAAGACATGGAGAACACTTCCAGAAGTGAGACCATTTGGAATAATGCAGAGTTTGAAGAAGAACAAAACCAACACAATTGTGTATTTCGGGTCAGCGGATTTATTAAAAATGACATTGGTCCCAAGCAAGACTTCTGTCTATTTGCTGAGAATGTTGTACTGGCTACAGGCACTTATGACAGCCCCTCACAACTTGGTATCCAAGGAGAAGACCTTCCGTTTGTTTCACATCAGATCTCTGCTCTTGAGGAAGCAGTAAAATTAAAGAATGTCCACCAAGACTCTGACCCAGTGCTGATCATAGGAGCTGGACTGACTGCTGCAGACGCCATTCTACTAGCCCGCCATTACAACATCCCTGTCGTTCATGCCTTCAGAAGACGAGTAAATGACCCGGCACTTATCTTTAACCAGTTACCTCATGTCATGTATCCAGAGTACCATAAGGTACACCAAATGATGAAAGAACAATCAGTCTTTCAAGGTGGACCCTATGAGGGCTACACAAGCCTTCCAGAGCACCATGCCGTGTGCTTCAGTGATGACAAGAAATGCACCTTTAGAGACAAGTATGGTGAGCACAAAGCATTCAAGGTGTCAATGGTTTTTATTCTCATTGGTTCCAATCCAAATTTGTGTTTTCTTCCTAAACATGGCAGAGACTTGGCCTTGGATACTGAGCAACCTGTCAACTCTAAAAGGAATCCTCTTGATATTGATCCATTCACATACGAATGTATTCAAGAGAAAGGACTGTACGCCGTGGGACCCCTGGCCGGTGATTACTTTGTACGCTTTGTTCAAGGGGGTGCATTAGCTGTTGCGAACACTCTCCTAAAATCTAAGAAGAAACCACCCTAA